A genomic region of Chloroflexota bacterium contains the following coding sequences:
- a CDS encoding ATP-binding cassette domain-containing protein produces the protein GGQAQRIAVARAIAGDPRVLVLDEATSALDAEAEHLVLRGLERAREGRTTLVIAHRLSTVHQADQVVVLDAGRVLDVGRHDKLYERCGLYRELCDRQMQPITEARANDA, from the coding sequence CGGGCGGCCAGGCCCAGCGCATCGCCGTCGCGCGCGCCATTGCGGGCGATCCGCGCGTGCTAGTGCTGGACGAGGCCACCTCCGCGCTCGACGCCGAAGCGGAGCACTTGGTGTTGCGGGGCTTGGAACGCGCGCGCGAGGGGCGGACGACGCTGGTGATCGCCCACCGGCTGTCCACCGTGCACCAGGCGGACCAGGTCGTCGTGCTCGACGCGGGCCGCGTGCTGGACGTAGGACGGCACGACAAGCTTTACGAACGTTGCGGGCTCTACCGCGAGCTGTGCGACCGGCAGATGCAACCGATCACCGAGGCGCGAGCGAACGATGCCTAG
- a CDS encoding ABC transporter ATP-binding protein — MDAPRALSDWAIASRLWAYLRGSRLDFAIAAAVTAGNSAVMITRPWLLHVLIDDVFGKQDRGLLIPTLLGIAGCGVGLGIAAVFGHWAHTRAAEGAMSRMRQDVLRQAQRIPIGHLRGRRTGEIVSHLTADAAVISTVYLHAGSVLFAQALRMPGYLVIMFAIDWRLGLIAVATLPIHALMATRVRGRTQAAGARVQSAMGRLSAVMTELVGGARDVKAFNRQGWAGERLDTETRGLWRARVRVALLESLGQMSHLAYWTALIAIWAFLADAVVAGTVAVGFLVASGQYLLQVGGPVRNTLNDFVQIQVVLGTARRVFGFLDTPRELDDEAGRSLAVSRGELQVESVEFSYGEEDVLRQVSFAASPGERVALVGPSGAGKSTLISLMLKFYEPRAGQIAIDGQDIRDASAAAVRQSIGVVFQDATLFDGSVSENISLGREMVTEADVRRAAVLANADDFITALEHGYDTNIGERGVRLSGGQVQRIAIARAIVGDPRILVLDEATSSLDAESEWLVQQGLERASAGRTTLVIAHRLATVRQADRIVFLDGGRVRDAGRHNELYERSDHYRRLCDLQLLRGEASSPA, encoded by the coding sequence ATGGACGCGCCGCGAGCGTTGTCCGATTGGGCGATCGCCTCGCGCCTGTGGGCGTATCTGCGCGGGTCGCGCCTCGACTTCGCGATTGCCGCGGCGGTGACCGCCGGGAACTCCGCCGTGATGATCACGCGCCCGTGGCTGCTGCACGTCCTCATCGACGATGTCTTCGGCAAGCAGGACCGTGGCCTGTTGATTCCCACGCTGCTCGGGATCGCCGGCTGCGGCGTCGGGCTCGGAATTGCCGCCGTGTTCGGGCATTGGGCCCACACGCGGGCGGCCGAGGGCGCGATGTCCCGGATGCGCCAGGACGTCCTGCGACAGGCGCAACGCATTCCCATCGGCCATCTGCGCGGAAGGCGAACGGGCGAAATCGTGTCGCATCTGACAGCCGACGCGGCCGTGATCTCAACCGTCTACCTGCACGCCGGGTCGGTGCTGTTCGCGCAGGCGCTGCGGATGCCCGGGTACCTGGTCATCATGTTCGCCATCGACTGGCGGCTCGGGCTTATCGCCGTGGCGACGCTGCCGATTCACGCGCTGATGGCGACGCGCGTCAGGGGGCGGACGCAGGCGGCCGGCGCGCGAGTGCAGAGCGCGATGGGGCGCCTTTCGGCGGTGATGACAGAGCTGGTCGGCGGCGCCCGCGACGTGAAAGCCTTCAACCGGCAGGGGTGGGCAGGCGAACGGCTCGATACCGAGACCCGGGGCTTGTGGCGAGCGCGCGTTCGGGTCGCGCTGCTCGAGAGCCTGGGGCAGATGTCGCACCTGGCCTACTGGACAGCGTTAATCGCGATCTGGGCGTTTCTGGCCGACGCGGTCGTCGCCGGGACGGTGGCGGTCGGGTTCCTGGTGGCCTCCGGCCAGTATCTGCTGCAAGTCGGCGGGCCGGTGCGGAACACGTTGAACGACTTCGTCCAGATCCAGGTCGTGCTCGGCACCGCCCGTCGGGTGTTCGGGTTCCTGGACACGCCGCGAGAGCTCGACGACGAGGCCGGACGTTCGTTGGCGGTATCGCGCGGCGAACTCCAGGTCGAGAGTGTCGAGTTTTCCTACGGCGAAGAAGACGTGCTGCGCCAGGTGTCGTTTGCCGCCTCACCCGGTGAGCGGGTGGCCTTGGTCGGACCGAGTGGGGCGGGCAAGTCGACACTGATCAGCCTGATGCTCAAGTTCTACGAACCGCGCGCCGGTCAAATTGCCATCGACGGGCAGGACATTCGCGACGCCAGTGCGGCAGCGGTGCGTCAGAGCATTGGCGTGGTGTTTCAGGACGCCACGCTATTCGACGGATCGGTCTCGGAAAACATCTCGCTTGGGCGCGAAATGGTCACCGAGGCCGACGTCCGCCGGGCCGCGGTGCTGGCCAACGCCGACGACTTCATCACCGCCCTGGAGCACGGCTACGACACCAACATCGGCGAGCGTGGCGTGAGGCTGTCGGGTGGACAGGTACAGCGCATCGCCATTGCCCGCGCCATCGTCGGCGATCCGCGCATCCTGGTGCTGGATGAGGCCACGTCGTCGCTGGACGCCGAGTCCGAGTGGCTGGTGCAGCAAGGACTCGAGCGGGCGTCCGCGGGGCGCACCACGCTCGTGATCGCGCACCGACTCGCGACGGTGCGTCAAGCCGACCGCATCGTCTTCCTCGACGGCGGGCGCGTGCGGGACGCCGGGCGGCACAATGAGCTCTACGAGCGCAGCGACCACTACCGTCGGCTCTGCGACCTCCAACTGCTTCGCGGCGAAGCGTCGAGTCCGGCCTAG
- a CDS encoding carboxypeptidase M32, with amino-acid sequence MTPRLDELRLRLREVGDLRAAAAVLHWDQTTYMPPKGAASRGRQIATLERLAHAAFTDAAIGSLLDDLQPYADGLPPEHPDAALIRVTRRDYERDVRVPADFAAALEEHAAASYAAWIKARPADDFSAVRPVLERTLDLSRELSNFTPNVEHVADPLIDRQDPGMTASEISALFAALRARLVPLLRQIAAAGGNDDSPVRQHFPIGNQREFARRVVALMGFDFDRGRIDDTAHPFMTTFASDDVRITVRADEHFLGEHLFSAMHEAGHALYELGVDPAFEGTPLGDGASNGMHESQSRLWENFVGRGLDFWEGQYAHLQATFPDQLGSVPLDEFYPAINYVQPSLIRTDADEVTYNLHVMLRFDLELELLDGRLDVRDLPEAWRARYSSDLGVEPPDDRDGVLQDVHWFHGTIGGAFQGYTLGNLISAQVFAAARRALPDLPERIRHGDLTTLHDWLRHSIYGHGRVFTASELVQQVTDAPIGVDAIMDHLSRKYGEIYGLA; translated from the coding sequence ATGACCCCCAGGCTTGACGAGCTGCGCCTCCGGCTGCGTGAGGTCGGCGACCTGCGCGCGGCGGCGGCGGTGCTGCACTGGGACCAGACCACCTACATGCCGCCGAAGGGCGCGGCATCCCGCGGGCGGCAGATCGCCACGCTCGAACGGCTGGCGCACGCCGCGTTCACGGACGCCGCCATCGGCTCGTTGCTCGACGACTTGCAACCATATGCGGACGGCTTGCCGCCGGAGCATCCCGACGCCGCCTTGATCCGCGTCACGCGGCGCGACTACGAGCGCGACGTACGCGTGCCGGCCGACTTCGCCGCCGCGCTCGAAGAGCATGCGGCGGCCTCCTATGCCGCCTGGATCAAGGCGCGGCCCGCCGACGACTTTTCCGCCGTCCGGCCCGTGCTCGAGCGCACGCTGGATCTCAGCCGGGAGCTGTCGAACTTCACGCCAAACGTGGAGCACGTCGCCGACCCGCTGATCGACCGCCAGGACCCGGGCATGACCGCCTCCGAGATTTCGGCCTTGTTCGCGGCGCTGCGCGCGCGGCTGGTTCCCCTGCTGCGGCAGATCGCCGCCGCGGGTGGGAACGACGACTCCCCGGTCCGCCAGCACTTTCCCATCGGCAACCAGCGCGAATTCGCCCGCCGCGTGGTCGCGCTGATGGGCTTCGACTTCGACCGCGGCCGCATCGACGACACGGCGCATCCGTTCATGACCACCTTCGCGTCGGACGACGTGCGCATCACCGTGCGGGCCGACGAGCATTTCCTCGGCGAGCATCTCTTCAGCGCCATGCACGAGGCCGGCCACGCGCTCTACGAGCTGGGCGTGGATCCAGCGTTCGAGGGCACGCCGCTCGGCGACGGCGCCTCCAACGGCATGCACGAGAGCCAGTCGCGGCTCTGGGAGAACTTCGTGGGGCGCGGCCTGGACTTCTGGGAAGGGCAGTACGCGCACTTGCAGGCGACGTTTCCGGACCAATTGGGATCGGTGCCGCTGGATGAGTTCTATCCCGCGATCAACTACGTGCAGCCGTCGCTGATTCGCACGGACGCCGACGAAGTCACCTACAACCTGCACGTGATGCTGCGATTCGACCTGGAGTTGGAGCTGCTCGACGGGCGGCTGGACGTGCGCGACCTGCCGGAGGCCTGGCGCGCGCGCTACTCCAGCGACCTAGGCGTCGAGCCGCCGGACGACCGCGACGGCGTGCTGCAGGACGTGCACTGGTTCCACGGCACGATCGGCGGGGCGTTTCAGGGCTACACGCTGGGCAACCTCATCAGCGCCCAGGTCTTCGCCGCTGCTCGACGAGCGCTGCCGGACCTGCCCGAACGCATCCGCCACGGCGACCTGACGACGCTGCACGACTGGCTGCGGCACTCGATCTACGGCCATGGTCGCGTGTTTACGGCTTCCGAACTCGTGCAACAGGTCACCGACGCTCCAATCGGCGTCGACGCCATCATGGACCACCTGTCCCGCAAATACGGCGAGATTTACGGTCTGGCCTAG
- a CDS encoding amidohydrolase family protein: MVTTTLPEADARTESEAKTQLKLIDADVHNYVNSIDELLPFLATRWHAYIEQSGFEAPGGNIYPRLYENAARRDSFPPSGCLPGGDPDFARDQLLDGWGIDAAILNPLYVASSLRNLDFANDLSRAVNELTAARWLDHDPRWRGSIVVNVEDPDAAAAEIRRAGRDPRFVQVLLIVRAVEPYGRRRYRPILAAASDMGLPLGIHFGGNPGPITATGWPSFYIEDHTGMPQAFEAQVLSLVAEGVFESFPDLRVALVEGGFAWLPALMWRFDKNYKGLRDEVPWLKKLPSEYIREHFRATTQPMEEPDDPRHLLQIMDMIGRDDFLMFATDYPHWDFDAPDRAVPSIVPDDMREGIMSGNAAAFYDFDRA; this comes from the coding sequence ATGGTCACCACCACGCTACCGGAAGCCGACGCCCGCACTGAATCCGAAGCCAAGACGCAACTCAAGCTCATCGACGCCGACGTCCACAACTACGTCAACTCCATCGACGAGCTGCTGCCGTTCCTGGCGACGCGCTGGCATGCCTACATCGAGCAATCGGGATTCGAGGCGCCGGGAGGCAATATCTACCCGCGCCTCTATGAGAATGCGGCGCGCCGCGACTCTTTCCCGCCCAGCGGCTGCTTGCCCGGCGGCGACCCGGATTTCGCCCGCGACCAGCTCCTGGACGGCTGGGGCATCGACGCCGCCATTCTGAATCCGCTGTATGTCGCGTCGTCGTTGCGCAACCTCGATTTCGCCAACGACCTCTCGCGCGCGGTGAACGAACTGACGGCCGCGCGCTGGCTGGACCACGACCCCCGCTGGCGTGGATCGATTGTCGTCAACGTCGAGGACCCCGACGCGGCCGCCGCCGAGATCCGCCGCGCCGGTCGGGACCCGCGATTCGTGCAGGTGCTCCTGATCGTCCGCGCCGTCGAGCCCTATGGCCGGCGGCGGTATCGCCCCATCCTCGCCGCGGCCAGCGACATGGGCCTGCCGCTGGGGATTCACTTCGGGGGCAACCCCGGGCCCATCACCGCCACGGGCTGGCCGTCGTTCTACATCGAGGACCACACGGGCATGCCGCAGGCCTTCGAGGCCCAGGTGCTCAGCCTTGTGGCCGAGGGCGTGTTCGAGAGCTTCCCCGATCTGCGGGTGGCGCTGGTCGAGGGCGGTTTTGCCTGGCTGCCGGCGCTGATGTGGCGCTTCGACAAGAACTACAAGGGGCTGCGGGACGAGGTCCCCTGGCTCAAGAAGCTGCCCAGCGAGTACATCCGGGAGCACTTCCGGGCAACCACGCAGCCGATGGAGGAGCCGGACGACCCGCGCCACCTGCTGCAGATCATGGACATGATCGGGCGCGACGATTTCCTGATGTTCGCCACCGACTACCCGCACTGGGACTTCGACGCGCCCGACCGGGCGGTGCCGTCCATCGTTCCGGACGACATGCGCGAGGGCATCATGTCCGGCAACGCGGCGGCGTTTTATGACTTCGACCGCGCATGA
- a CDS encoding Rieske 2Fe-2S domain-containing protein — MTSTAHDVGALADFGVRCARRVQIGRHAVVVVRWGDEVYALRDTCAHQGARLSNGTLGHHVTAAAAGAPFILDPDSRVLRCPWHGWQYDLCTGRSLHFPDRARVRTYPARVADGRVYVDLG; from the coding sequence ATGACTTCGACCGCGCATGACGTCGGGGCGCTCGCCGATTTCGGTGTGCGCTGCGCGCGCCGCGTGCAAATCGGACGCCACGCCGTCGTCGTGGTCCGCTGGGGTGACGAGGTCTACGCCCTGCGCGACACCTGCGCCCACCAGGGCGCGCGGCTGTCCAACGGCACGCTGGGACATCACGTCACCGCCGCCGCGGCCGGAGCTCCCTTCATTCTCGACCCGGATTCACGCGTGCTTCGCTGTCCCTGGCACGGCTGGCAATACGACCTCTGCACGGGCCGCTCACTGCACTTTCCCGACCGTGCCCGCGTGAGGACCTATCCCGCTCGCGTCGCCGATGGCCGCGTCTACGTGGACCTCGGCTAG
- a CDS encoding GNAT family N-acetyltransferase, which translates to MAADNARPPPQPEYATLRRPARTRDSGPRVVVRPGTASDWAACWAMDVSFETDHVWQLQTSAQADVSMVGFVQVRLPRTITLRDPLWGGSADPPQPERGSLIVAEAGGGVDGFALVVPDGPRAVDTLWMLAVRQRARRGGLGARLARAAVEAARASGRRALCATVQARNFPAIRTLQASGFVLTGYDEQYYPSNDVGLRFAHRLAPNGAGRRPGNRSPGSP; encoded by the coding sequence GTGGCCGCCGACAACGCCCGCCCCCCGCCGCAGCCCGAGTACGCCACGTTGCGTCGTCCCGCCCGCACCCGCGATTCCGGCCCGCGCGTCGTCGTGCGACCCGGCACGGCCTCCGATTGGGCGGCGTGCTGGGCCATGGACGTGTCTTTCGAGACCGACCATGTGTGGCAGCTGCAGACAAGCGCCCAGGCCGACGTGTCAATGGTCGGCTTCGTGCAAGTGCGTCTTCCCCGCACCATCACCCTGCGCGATCCGCTGTGGGGTGGGTCGGCCGATCCGCCGCAACCGGAGCGGGGATCCCTGATCGTGGCCGAGGCCGGTGGCGGCGTCGATGGCTTCGCCCTCGTCGTGCCCGACGGGCCGCGCGCCGTGGACACGCTATGGATGTTGGCGGTTCGCCAGCGCGCCCGCAGGGGCGGCCTGGGTGCACGTCTGGCGCGGGCGGCGGTCGAGGCGGCTCGCGCCAGCGGTCGCCGCGCCCTCTGCGCCACCGTCCAGGCCCGGAATTTCCCCGCCATTCGCACGCTCCAGGCGTCGGGATTCGTGCTCACGGGCTATGACGAGCAGTACTACCCCTCGAACGACGTGGGCCTGCGCTTCGCCCATCGCCTGGCCCCCAACGGCGCCGGTCGCCGCCCGGGGAATCGGTCGCCCGGGAGCCCATAG